From Plectropomus leopardus isolate mb chromosome 17, YSFRI_Pleo_2.0, whole genome shotgun sequence, a single genomic window includes:
- the LOC121956733 gene encoding testis-expressed protein 2-like isoform X2 has product MEESKLIFSLDGHDEGPTVVFSKDKPQDRGVQPVLSLGMDLDLSLGHSSQPSLLTHSPSSPGSLADLSTSSADLLITTNLVKSSSTDLEPRENSSLRGKPLLSLVKSLSTEISRRVEPEVNLSKSDSKLHLHPWKQHPKIPEARPEVGGLNENDDWESPPTEPRGSSLIAELEDTRRKFSEAMQDPLSMLSKIMGDESPKQGRTSGAGDSPSSQGSCGKDGGSEDADLKCRRRADGEHRGVCDTPLRRLQKGSLRKSSASPERSDNHLEIRTYGDMIQVVELQNGSRGTHHRTYTQSRVTLPGSSLPLHWLVPVGLLAYGFFVLPLPSYVTGLSVGVACGFLLGLVVVFMFAPRRSSARSNRGALFSKSRPLSMDLLDGGLTDSEIVEGWMNETHSYDPETFHPSVTHSVYVTLEDGRLRLAYPRANIPRWAAFNETPHEATFLRSRTYQLANCKVSLLPPGLARKRIWNKKYPICVTLADGEVGEEILVEGQEEEERTEKHTVPDHQLPVTLYLFGRTGREKEEWFQHFLSGSKAAAKSSVSGEESAETSCGGDAAKESTEELHDLPGATRSRTLLEYSTYMTQIIGSQSCNPTPSPCHSDKGSPTSQKKCQNEEHASGSQAGAESSAGSGAEGRSAEGQPTWVNSLVGRIFWDFLREKYWTDQVAHKIQRKLSKIKLPYFMNELTLADLDMGTCLPQVLSTSTPTLDRRGLWLELEVVYTGCLQMTLETKMNLCKLGKEGEDEAHSILETQQVGSKPRLCILADSDEESSSAGSSDEEEVPLSETQGPPGEKSTAVAAEGHTGGSTSRKILRFVDKIAKSKYFQKATENEYIKKKIAEVSNMPLMLSVEVLELSGTLAVNIPPPPTDRIWYSFRVPPRLDLHVRPTLGEREVTFTHVTEWIEKKLQCEFQKVLVMPNMDDLYLPLMASGLDNPPASHQSSIHSSSHQSSMESQDYLSE; this is encoded by the exons ATGGAGGAGAGCAAGCTCATCTTCAGCCTGGACGGCCACGATGAAGGTCCCACTGTGGTGTTTTCCAAAGACAAACCACAGGACAGAGGGGTCCAGCCTGTTCTCAGTCTGGGGATGGATTTGGACCTGAGTCTAGGCCACAGCTCCCAGCCCTCCTTGCTGACTCACTCCCCCTCATCCCCGGGCTCTTTAGCTGATCTTTCAACATCATCGGCAGATCTGCTCATCACCACCAACCTCGTCAAATCCTCCTCCACGGACCTGGAGCCGAGGGAAAACAGCTCCCTGCGAGGCAAACCTCTTCTTAGCCTGGTCAAGTCCCTGAGCACCGAGATTTCCCGCCGGGTCGAGCCAGAGGTCAATCTGTCCAAGTCAGACTCCAAGCTGCATTTACATCCTTGGAAGCAgcatccaaaaatcccagaggCCAGGCCTGAGGTAGGAGGGCTGAATGAGAATGATGACTGGGAATCACCTCCCACTGAGCCCCGGGGCAGCTCGCTGATCGCAGAGCTGGAGGACACGCGAAGAAAGTTCTCGGAGGCCATGCAGGATCCGCTGAGCATGCTGAGTAAGATCATGGGGGACGAAAGCCCCAAGCAGGGGAGGACTTCTGGCGCCGGAGACTCGCCGTCCTCCCAAGGCAGCTGTGGCAAAGACGGGGGCAGTGAAGATGCAGACCTTAAATGCCGGAGGAGAGCTGACGGTGAgcacagaggtgtgtgtgacaCGCCTCTGAGAAGACTCCAAAAAGGCTCCTTAAGGAAATCCTCGGCCTCCCCAGAGCGCAGTGACAACCATTTAGAAATCCGCACTTATGGAGATATGATTCAGGTGGTGGAGCTCCAGAATGGATCCAGAGGGACACATCACAGAACTTACACCCAGTCTCGAGTCACGTTGCCGGGCTCATCGCTGCCTCTTCACTGGCTCGTTCCTGTGGGTCTTCTAGCTTACGGTTTCTTCGTGTTGCCCCTGCCCTCCTACGTGACAGGTCTGTCCGTCGGGGTTGCGTGTGGCTTTTTGTTGGGCCTGGTGGTGGTGTTCATGTTTGCCCCGCGACGTTCATCTGCCAGAAGCAACAGGGGCGCTCTTTTTAGTAAATCCAGACCCCTGAGCATGGATCTACTGGATGGCGGGCTCACAGATTCGGAAATTGTCGAG GGCTGGATGAACGAGACACACAGCTACGACCCCGAGACTTTCCACCCCTCCGTCACACACTCTGTCTATGTCACCCTGGAGGACGGCCGGCTGCGCCTGGCATACCCACGTGCCAACATCCCCCGGTGGGCGGCGTTCAATGAGACGCCCCACGAGGCCACGTTCTTGCGTTCACGCACTTACCAGCTGGCTAACTGTAAG GTGTCTCTGTTGCCGCCTGGTTTGGCTCGCAAGAGGATCTGGAACAAGAAGTATCCCATCTGCGTCACTCTGGCTGACGGGGAGGTTGGGGAGGAGATTTTGGTTGAAgggcaggaagaggaagaaaggaCAGAGAAACACACCGTCCCAGACCACCAGCTTCCTGTCACGCTGTACCTGTTCGGCCGCACaggaagagagaaggaggagtgGTTTCAGCACTTCCTGTCTGGCTCCAAGGCTGCAGCAAAGAGCAGTGTGAGCGGGGAGGAGAGTGCAG AAACATCATGTGGTGGAGACGCTGCTAAAGAAAGCACAGAAGAGCTGCACGACTTGCCAGGAGCAACAAGATCAAGAACGCTGCTGGAGTATAGCACATACATGACTCAGATCATTGGCTCGCAGAGCTGCAATCCCACCCCGAGCCCCTGCCATAGTGACAAGGGAAGCCCCACATCCCAGAAGAAG tgTCAAAATGAAGAGCATGCATCTGGAAGTCAGGCTGGAGCTGAGTCCAGTGCAGGTTCAGGGGCAGAGGGACGCTCTGCAGAGGGCCAGCCCACCTGGGTGAACTCACTGGTGGGACGGATCTTCTGGGACTTTCTGCGGGAGAAGTACTGGACCGATCAGGTGGCGCACAAGATCCAGAGGAAACTCAGCAAGATCAAG TTGCCGTACTTCATGAATGAGCTGACTCTGGCAGATCTGGACATGGGCACTTGCCTACCCCAAGTCCTCAGCACCTCTACACCAACACTGGACCGCAGAG GCCTGTGGCTGGAGCTGGAGGTGGTGTACACAGGCTGCCTTCAGATGACCCTGGAGACTAAGATGAACCTGTGTAAACTGGGTAAAGAAGGAGAGGACGAGGCTCACAGCATTTTAGAGACCCAGCAAGTGGG ctcGAAGCCCAGGCTGTGTATACTGGCTGACAGTGACGAGGAGTCATCCAGCGCAGGCTCGTCTGATGAAGAGGAAGTCCCACTGTCTGAGACGCAGGGGCCTCCGGGAGAAAAGAGCACAGCGGTCGCAGCCGAAGG GCACACTGGTGGCAGCACAAGTAGGAAGATCTTGAGATTTGTGGACAAAATCGCAAAGTCCAAATACTTCCAGAAAGCCACGGAGAATGAGTACATCAAGAAGAAGATAGCCGAGGTTTCCAACATGCCTCTGATGCTCAGCGTCGAGGTCCTGGAGCTTTCCGGCACTCTGGCCGTCAACATCCCACCTCCCCCCACTGACAGGATATG GTACAGTTTCCGGGTCCCTCCCAGGTTAGACCTTCATGTGCGACCGACGCTCGGAGAGAGGGAGGTCACCTTCACGCATGTCACTGAGTGGATTGagaaaaaactgcagtgtgaATTCCAG AAAGTGCTTGTGATGCCCAATATGGACGATCTCTATTTGCCCTTGATGGCCTCCGGGCTGGACAACCCACCTGCATCCCACCAATCCTCAATCCACTCCTCATCCCACCAGTCCTCCATGGAGTCCCAGGACTACCTGTCGGAGTAA
- the LOC121956733 gene encoding testis-expressed protein 2-like isoform X1, with the protein MEESKLIFSLDGHDEGPTVVFSKDKPQDRGVQPVLSLGMDLDLSLGHSSQPSLLTHSPSSPGSLADLSTSSADLLITTNLVKSSSTDLEPRENSSLRGKPLLSLVKSLSTEISRRVEPEVNLSKSDSKLHLHPWKQHPKIPEARPEVGGLNENDDWESPPTEPRGSSLIAELEDTRRKFSEAMQDPLSMLSKIMGDESPKQGRTSGAGDSPSSQGSCGKDGGSEDADLKCRRRADGEHRGVCDTPLRRLQKGSLRKSSASPERSDNHLEIRTYGDMIQVVELQNGSRGTHHRTYTQSRVTLPGSSLPLHWLVPVGLLAYGFFVLPLPSYVTGLSVGVACGFLLGLVVVFMFAPRRSSARSNRGALFSKSRPLSMDLLDGGLTDSEIVEGWMNETHSYDPETFHPSVTHSVYVTLEDGRLRLAYPRANIPRWAAFNETPHEATFLRSRTYQLANCKVSLLPPGLARKRIWNKKYPICVTLADGEVGEEILVEGQEEEERTEKHTVPDHQLPVTLYLFGRTGREKEEWFQHFLSGSKAAAKSSVSGEESAGNAETSCGGDAAKESTEELHDLPGATRSRTLLEYSTYMTQIIGSQSCNPTPSPCHSDKGSPTSQKKCQNEEHASGSQAGAESSAGSGAEGRSAEGQPTWVNSLVGRIFWDFLREKYWTDQVAHKIQRKLSKIKLPYFMNELTLADLDMGTCLPQVLSTSTPTLDRRGLWLELEVVYTGCLQMTLETKMNLCKLGKEGEDEAHSILETQQVGSKPRLCILADSDEESSSAGSSDEEEVPLSETQGPPGEKSTAVAAEGHTGGSTSRKILRFVDKIAKSKYFQKATENEYIKKKIAEVSNMPLMLSVEVLELSGTLAVNIPPPPTDRIWYSFRVPPRLDLHVRPTLGEREVTFTHVTEWIEKKLQCEFQKVLVMPNMDDLYLPLMASGLDNPPASHQSSIHSSSHQSSMESQDYLSE; encoded by the exons ATGGAGGAGAGCAAGCTCATCTTCAGCCTGGACGGCCACGATGAAGGTCCCACTGTGGTGTTTTCCAAAGACAAACCACAGGACAGAGGGGTCCAGCCTGTTCTCAGTCTGGGGATGGATTTGGACCTGAGTCTAGGCCACAGCTCCCAGCCCTCCTTGCTGACTCACTCCCCCTCATCCCCGGGCTCTTTAGCTGATCTTTCAACATCATCGGCAGATCTGCTCATCACCACCAACCTCGTCAAATCCTCCTCCACGGACCTGGAGCCGAGGGAAAACAGCTCCCTGCGAGGCAAACCTCTTCTTAGCCTGGTCAAGTCCCTGAGCACCGAGATTTCCCGCCGGGTCGAGCCAGAGGTCAATCTGTCCAAGTCAGACTCCAAGCTGCATTTACATCCTTGGAAGCAgcatccaaaaatcccagaggCCAGGCCTGAGGTAGGAGGGCTGAATGAGAATGATGACTGGGAATCACCTCCCACTGAGCCCCGGGGCAGCTCGCTGATCGCAGAGCTGGAGGACACGCGAAGAAAGTTCTCGGAGGCCATGCAGGATCCGCTGAGCATGCTGAGTAAGATCATGGGGGACGAAAGCCCCAAGCAGGGGAGGACTTCTGGCGCCGGAGACTCGCCGTCCTCCCAAGGCAGCTGTGGCAAAGACGGGGGCAGTGAAGATGCAGACCTTAAATGCCGGAGGAGAGCTGACGGTGAgcacagaggtgtgtgtgacaCGCCTCTGAGAAGACTCCAAAAAGGCTCCTTAAGGAAATCCTCGGCCTCCCCAGAGCGCAGTGACAACCATTTAGAAATCCGCACTTATGGAGATATGATTCAGGTGGTGGAGCTCCAGAATGGATCCAGAGGGACACATCACAGAACTTACACCCAGTCTCGAGTCACGTTGCCGGGCTCATCGCTGCCTCTTCACTGGCTCGTTCCTGTGGGTCTTCTAGCTTACGGTTTCTTCGTGTTGCCCCTGCCCTCCTACGTGACAGGTCTGTCCGTCGGGGTTGCGTGTGGCTTTTTGTTGGGCCTGGTGGTGGTGTTCATGTTTGCCCCGCGACGTTCATCTGCCAGAAGCAACAGGGGCGCTCTTTTTAGTAAATCCAGACCCCTGAGCATGGATCTACTGGATGGCGGGCTCACAGATTCGGAAATTGTCGAG GGCTGGATGAACGAGACACACAGCTACGACCCCGAGACTTTCCACCCCTCCGTCACACACTCTGTCTATGTCACCCTGGAGGACGGCCGGCTGCGCCTGGCATACCCACGTGCCAACATCCCCCGGTGGGCGGCGTTCAATGAGACGCCCCACGAGGCCACGTTCTTGCGTTCACGCACTTACCAGCTGGCTAACTGTAAG GTGTCTCTGTTGCCGCCTGGTTTGGCTCGCAAGAGGATCTGGAACAAGAAGTATCCCATCTGCGTCACTCTGGCTGACGGGGAGGTTGGGGAGGAGATTTTGGTTGAAgggcaggaagaggaagaaaggaCAGAGAAACACACCGTCCCAGACCACCAGCTTCCTGTCACGCTGTACCTGTTCGGCCGCACaggaagagagaaggaggagtgGTTTCAGCACTTCCTGTCTGGCTCCAAGGCTGCAGCAAAGAGCAGTGTGAGCGGGGAGGAGAGTGCAGGTAATGCAG AAACATCATGTGGTGGAGACGCTGCTAAAGAAAGCACAGAAGAGCTGCACGACTTGCCAGGAGCAACAAGATCAAGAACGCTGCTGGAGTATAGCACATACATGACTCAGATCATTGGCTCGCAGAGCTGCAATCCCACCCCGAGCCCCTGCCATAGTGACAAGGGAAGCCCCACATCCCAGAAGAAG tgTCAAAATGAAGAGCATGCATCTGGAAGTCAGGCTGGAGCTGAGTCCAGTGCAGGTTCAGGGGCAGAGGGACGCTCTGCAGAGGGCCAGCCCACCTGGGTGAACTCACTGGTGGGACGGATCTTCTGGGACTTTCTGCGGGAGAAGTACTGGACCGATCAGGTGGCGCACAAGATCCAGAGGAAACTCAGCAAGATCAAG TTGCCGTACTTCATGAATGAGCTGACTCTGGCAGATCTGGACATGGGCACTTGCCTACCCCAAGTCCTCAGCACCTCTACACCAACACTGGACCGCAGAG GCCTGTGGCTGGAGCTGGAGGTGGTGTACACAGGCTGCCTTCAGATGACCCTGGAGACTAAGATGAACCTGTGTAAACTGGGTAAAGAAGGAGAGGACGAGGCTCACAGCATTTTAGAGACCCAGCAAGTGGG ctcGAAGCCCAGGCTGTGTATACTGGCTGACAGTGACGAGGAGTCATCCAGCGCAGGCTCGTCTGATGAAGAGGAAGTCCCACTGTCTGAGACGCAGGGGCCTCCGGGAGAAAAGAGCACAGCGGTCGCAGCCGAAGG GCACACTGGTGGCAGCACAAGTAGGAAGATCTTGAGATTTGTGGACAAAATCGCAAAGTCCAAATACTTCCAGAAAGCCACGGAGAATGAGTACATCAAGAAGAAGATAGCCGAGGTTTCCAACATGCCTCTGATGCTCAGCGTCGAGGTCCTGGAGCTTTCCGGCACTCTGGCCGTCAACATCCCACCTCCCCCCACTGACAGGATATG GTACAGTTTCCGGGTCCCTCCCAGGTTAGACCTTCATGTGCGACCGACGCTCGGAGAGAGGGAGGTCACCTTCACGCATGTCACTGAGTGGATTGagaaaaaactgcagtgtgaATTCCAG AAAGTGCTTGTGATGCCCAATATGGACGATCTCTATTTGCCCTTGATGGCCTCCGGGCTGGACAACCCACCTGCATCCCACCAATCCTCAATCCACTCCTCATCCCACCAGTCCTCCATGGAGTCCCAGGACTACCTGTCGGAGTAA
- the LOC121956737 gene encoding 60S ribosomal protein L3-like: MSHRKFHAPRHGHMGFLPHKRSKKHRGKVRTWPKDDPSKPVHLTAYLGYKAGMTHTLREVHRTGLKIAKREEVEAVTIIETPPVIVVGVVGYIKTIRGLRSLKTIFAEHISDECKRRFYKNWHKSKKKAFTKYSKKWQDETGKKQLDKDFSQMKKYCSVIRVIVHSQMRLLPIAQKRAHIMEVQLNGGSISDKVDWAKERLEQPVPVSSVFYQDEMIDIIGVTKGHGFKGVTSRWHTKKLPRKTHKGLRKVACIGAWHPARVAFTIARAGQKGYHHRTEINKKIYRIGRGVHIQDGKVIRNNASTNYDISQKTISPMGGFPHYGEVNNDFVMVKGCVVGAKKRVLTLRKSLLIHTSRKSKETIELKFIDTTSKFGHGRFQTAQEKRAFMGPLKKDAHKSLPEPLIEEV; this comes from the exons ATG TCTCACCGCAAGTTCCATGCACCCCGGCATGGACATATGGGGTTCCTGCCCCACAAACGAAGCAAGAAGCATAGAGGAAAGGTGCGCACGTGGCCGAAAGATGACCCCAGCAAACCCGTACACCTCACTGCCTACCTGGGATACAAGGCTGGCATGACCCACACGCTGAGGGAGGTGCACCGCACCGGCCTCA AAATAGCAAAGCGAGAGGAAGTGGAGGCGGTTACCATCATTGAAACACCTCCAGTCATTGTGGTGGGGGTCGTGGGATACATTAAAACCATCCGTGGCTTGCGCTCCCTCAAaaccatctttgctgagcataTCAGCGACGAGTGCAAACGCAGATTCTACAAAAACtg gcACAAGAGCAAGAAGAAGGCCTTCACTAAGTACAGTAAGAAGTGGCAGGATGAAACGGGAAAGAAACAGCTGGACAAGGATTTCTCTCAGATGAAGAAATACTGCTCAGTGATCAGGGTTATTGTTCACTCGCAG ATGCGGTTGCTGCCAATAGCACAGAAAAGAGCCCACATCATGGAGGTGCAACTGAACGGGGGAAGCATCTCGGACAAGGTGGACTGGGCGAAGGAGCGCCTGGAGCAGCCTGTGCCCGTTTCTTCTGTCTTCTACCAGGATGAGATGATTGACATAATTGGAGTCACTAAGGGTCACGGCTTTAAAG GTGTGACAAGCCGCTGGCACACGAAGAAACTGCCGAGGAAGACTCACAAGGGTCTGAGGAAGGTGGCCTGTATTGGAGCCTGGCATCCGGCCCGTGTGGCGTTCACTATTGCTCGTGCTGGTCAGAAGGGCTACCACCACCGCACTGAGATCAACAAGAAG ATCTACCGCATTGGTAGGGGTGTGCACATCCAGGATGGAAAAGTGATCCGGAACAATGCCTCCACTAACTACGACATCAGCCAGAAGACCATTTCACCCATG GGAGGATTCCCTCACTATGGTGAAGTGAATAATGACTTTGTCATGGTGAAGGGCTGCGTGGTCGGCGCCAAGAAACGTGTACTCACCCTCAGAAAG TCTTTGCTCATACACACATCTCGCAAATCCAAGGAAACCATCGAGCTCAAGTTCATCGACACCACTTCCAAATTTGGTCACGGCCGCTTCCAGACTGCCCAGGAGAAGAGGGCATTTATG GGGCCACTGAAGAAGGATGCACATAAATCCCTGCCAGAGCCTCTCATCGAGGaggtctga